Proteins found in one Panicum hallii strain FIL2 chromosome 4, PHallii_v3.1, whole genome shotgun sequence genomic segment:
- the LOC112890410 gene encoding uncharacterized protein LOC112890410, translated as MGVLGFKKCPSQHAVYCRGVGFERHVVGVYVDDLIITGSSCNSIKRFKAQMAEIFKMSDLGLLTYYLGIEVKQNDEGITPSRGSYVQKILEKAGMEECNPCEVPMQTKLKLSKESDSPRVDATEYRSLVGSLRYLVNTLSDLAFSVGYVSRFMEEPHEEHLAAVKHILRYVAGTSDWGLRYTRKKGDKPVLLGSSDSDLAGDDVDSRKSTSRVIFFLGDSPISWQSAKQKVVALSSCEAEYIAAATAACQAVWLAWLLAEILNSVVSRTVLRVDNKSTISLVKNPVHNDRSKYIDIRFHLIREYAHNGQIEVSFIRTSEQLGDVLIKPLCKTKFQKLCTKIGLHTCKEFRAQDLGGDLLNNSCA; from the coding sequence ATGGGTGTTCTGGGATTCAAGAAGTGTCCATCTCAACATGCTGTCTACTGCCGTGGTGTGGGTTTTGAGAGGCATGTTGTGGGGGTCTATGTGGATGACTTAATTATCACAGGATCTAGCTGCAATAGCATCAAGAGGTTCAAGGCACAGATGGCAGAGATCTTCAAGATGAGTGATCTTGGGCTACTCACCTATTATCTGGGCATTGAGGTGAAGCAGAATGATGAGGGAATCACACCATCTCGAGGAAGCTATGTGCAGAAAATTCTTGAGAAAGCTGGCATGGAGGAATGTAATCCATGTGAGGTACCCATGCAGACAAAGCTGAAGCTCAGTAAGGAGAGTGATAGCCCTCGAGTGGATGCAACTGAATACAGGAGCTTGGTTGGGAGCTTGAGGTATCTGGTAAATACTTTATCTGATTTGGCTTTTTCAGTTGGGTATGTGAGCAGATTTATGGAGGAGCCCCATGAAGAGCATCTAGCAGCAGTGAAGCACATTCTGAGATACGTTGCTGGAACTAGTGATTGGGGGCTCAGGTATACAAGGAAGAAGGGAGATAAACCTGTACTCTTGGGTTCCAGTGATAGTGATCTGGCTGGTGATGATGTTGATAGCAGGAAGAGCACTTCTAGGGTCATCTTCTTTCTTGGGGACAGTCCAATCAGTTGGCAGTCGGCAAAGCAGAAGGTTGTAGCACTGTCAAGTTGTGAAGCTGAATATATAGCTGCTGCAACTGCTGCCTGTCAAGCTGTTTGGTTAgcatggctgctagctgagatCCTGAATTCAGTTGTGAGCAGAACTGTGCTGAGGGTGGACAACAAGTCCACAATCTCGCTTGTCAAGAACCCTGTGCATAATGACCGGAGCAAATACATTGACATAAGATTTCATTTAATCCGGGAATATGCACACAATGGGCAGATTGAGGTGAGTTTCATCAGAACAAGTGAGCAACTAGGTGATGTCCTGATAAAACCTCTTTGCAAGACCAAGTTTCAGAAACTCTGCACCAAGATCGGCCTTCATACCTGTAAGGAGTTCAGGGCACAAGATTTAGGAGGAGATTTGTTGAATAACTCTTGTGCCTAG
- the LOC112888541 gene encoding U-box domain-containing protein 6-like, whose product MENNSDEAMGASRHNSRPKVHSTMCNELSLMLDKVSSILPSIEAAQPGCKAGVEELCNLYSIVDKGKLIIQNSIECSSLYLAITSEATAMRCERIRNSLRRSLFLIQNMVEPLLANEVADVHNDLRDLKFIVDPTEEDAGNAILEMLRQSEVTHQLELETFLLAASKLNITSPKAILIERRAIKKLLTKINGTDPKKEGILKYLLYLVRRYGKNTKPETGEKNNNVNAAAEIMSSDLVNGISTPQRCISNVESGNVRYDDQNNLVGAAHRLQSYAAQCL is encoded by the exons ATGGAGAATAATAGTGATGAAGCAATGGGTGCATCTCGGCATAACTCTCGCCCAAAG GTTCACAGCACAATGTGCAATGAGCTGTCTTTGATGTTAGATAAGGTTTCCTCTATTCTTCCATCAATAGAAGCTGCTCAACCAGGATGCAAAGCAGGTGTAGAGGAACTATGCAACCTATACAGCATAGTTGACAAAGGGAAACTCATAATCCAGAACAGCATTGAATGTAGCAGTCTTTACTTG GCTATTACTAGTGAAGCAACTGCAATGCGGTGCGAAAGGATAAGGAACTCACTGAGGCGGAGCTTGTTCCTGATCCAGAACATGGTTGAACCATTGTTAGCTAATGAG GTGGCTGACGTTCATAATGATCTACGAGATCTTAAATTCATTGTTGATCCAACAGAAGAGGATGCTGGAAATGCTATTCTGGAGATGCTTCGGCAATCTGAAGTAACCCATCAACTGGAACTTGAGACCTTCCTGTTAGCAGCTTCGAAGTTGAACATTACATCACCCAAAGCTATCTTAATTGAAAGAAGAGCAATCAAGAAATTACTTACCAAGATCAATGGCACGGATCCTAAAAAGGAAGGAATTCTTAAGTATCTCCTATATCTTGTTAGGAGATACGGGAAGAATACTAAGCCAGAGACTGGTGAGAAGAATAACAATGTGAATGCTGCAGCTGAAATCATGAGTTCGGACTTAGTTAATGGTATCAGTACTCCTCAAAGATGCATTTCAAATGTAGAGTCTGGCAATGTGAGATACGACGATCAGAATAATTTAGTGGGAGCAGCACACCGCCTCCAGAGTTATGCTGCCCAATGTCTATGA